One stretch of Gemmatimonas sp. DNA includes these proteins:
- a CDS encoding NAD(P)-binding protein, whose product MTKPTRPTETGHTRSMMQTDYVVIGAGAAGMAIADVLLTHTDATVTMVDRRHAPGGHWIDAYPYVRLHQPSAFYGVDSTPLGQNAIDVTGLNAGLYERANADDIRSYYGQVMQHRFLASGRVRYFPNCDYLIDQRVRSRVTGETCNVRAARKVIDTTYLEGDIPATSPPPFEVADGLRCVPAGAIARLDERPEEFVVVGGGKTALDACVWLLEQGVAPEAIRWVKPRESWWINRKYVQPATLLPDLYLGHALQLEATAQATSIRDLFARLEAKRFMLRVDTEVEPSMYRGALISESELDLVRTIKNVVRLGHVRRIDPHTITLDHGQIPTSSRSLHIHCATRALPRPELRPMFEPGRITVQPFMRGLACFQFAMVGVAEALLDTDDDKNRVLPPINYWDSTRDSLTSQLAGMSHARARAEYPALTEWANSSRLNPMGSLGSYRDHPTVVEARALIQRYGAAANSNLSRLVAM is encoded by the coding sequence ATGACTAAACCCACCCGTCCCACCGAAACGGGGCATACGCGATCCATGATGCAAACGGACTACGTGGTGATCGGAGCGGGAGCCGCCGGTATGGCGATAGCCGATGTGTTACTCACCCATACCGACGCCACGGTCACGATGGTGGACCGCCGCCACGCGCCGGGCGGGCATTGGATCGATGCATACCCGTATGTGCGACTGCATCAGCCTTCGGCATTCTACGGCGTGGATTCCACACCGCTTGGACAGAATGCAATTGACGTGACCGGCTTGAATGCCGGGCTCTATGAACGCGCCAATGCCGACGATATCCGCTCGTACTACGGGCAGGTCATGCAGCACCGCTTTCTCGCCAGTGGTCGCGTGCGCTATTTCCCCAACTGCGACTACCTGATCGACCAGCGCGTGCGCTCACGAGTGACTGGGGAGACTTGCAACGTTCGCGCCGCGCGCAAGGTCATCGACACGACGTATCTGGAGGGCGACATCCCCGCCACGAGTCCACCACCTTTTGAAGTGGCAGACGGCCTACGGTGCGTCCCGGCGGGTGCCATTGCGCGACTCGACGAGCGACCAGAAGAGTTTGTCGTTGTCGGCGGCGGCAAGACGGCGCTTGATGCCTGCGTCTGGTTGCTCGAACAAGGCGTGGCGCCTGAAGCCATTCGCTGGGTCAAGCCGCGAGAGAGCTGGTGGATCAACCGCAAGTATGTACAGCCGGCCACACTCTTGCCCGACCTCTATCTCGGCCATGCGCTGCAATTGGAAGCCACGGCGCAAGCCACGTCAATTCGCGACCTGTTTGCCCGCTTGGAGGCAAAGCGATTCATGCTGCGCGTCGACACTGAGGTGGAGCCGAGCATGTATCGCGGCGCGCTCATCAGTGAGTCTGAACTCGATCTTGTCCGAACGATCAAGAACGTAGTGCGACTTGGTCACGTGCGAAGGATTGATCCTCACACCATCACGCTGGATCACGGTCAGATACCAACCAGTTCGCGCAGCCTGCACATTCACTGTGCAACGCGAGCGCTTCCTCGGCCCGAACTCCGTCCGATGTTTGAACCTGGTCGAATCACCGTCCAGCCGTTCATGAGAGGACTCGCGTGCTTCCAGTTTGCCATGGTGGGCGTTGCCGAAGCGCTGCTGGACACGGACGACGACAAGAACCGCGTGTTGCCTCCGATCAACTACTGGGACTCGACCAGGGATTCTCTGACCAGCCAGCTGGCCGGCATGTCCCATGCGAGGGCTCGTGCCGAGTATCCGGCGCTCACCGAATGGGCGAATTCATCGCGCCTCAATCCGATGGGCTCCCTCGGGTCGTATCGCGATCACCCCACCGTGGTGGAGGCACGAGCACTGATCCAACGGTATGGTGCTGCGGCCAACAGCAATCTGTCGCGACTCGTTGCAATGTGA
- a CDS encoding Ig-like domain-containing protein: MLLLLALAASVSCTGGGKDGTVTAPTAVLTTLSVALGSATLQVNQSTQATASGLDQNNRAISVGAVTWSSSSPSVATISPSGAISALAPGQTTITGATQGKQGTAALTVQLAPAIADFAIVDAQFTQGVQVADGSLPMVLAGNAAVVNVLVRASTSVTKPMQIVLRLLDASGALVRSDTALTVGALGTAPSFEAPSVQFLVPAAVLRSGLRWQVLRDPKRESPDDSVANDAFPRAGVATLATVTVPPLNIRFVPIVLSAHGNATGAVNTAVLPQYLRSLLSIHPLGVVNARVGTPLTTAASFGTAPSGGAAPFWQQVLAELDLARVVDPVEPTVNWYGVVVPPAGFNNTSFGGFSYVPTNAANTGPGTRTSVGVQINWFNRPTQARDLVAHEIGHTFGRAHAPCGGAGSPLDLTYPLATGTLEQSGHDVYAWANGLATSAPTVDKSSGDAMGYCFPAWSSAYTYRAILAFRGLIAASALAVDLPRVRAAPSAARRRALVVRGSITNGHQLRIEPAFTLDARPSLPDRAGSYRVEGLDADGGVLFAHAFEPFVLAHMPDVRPFTVVLPSDAALEAQLVSIVVRGPAGTQRMNRSPVTGMAPLARATQAVREGNGMVNVACADASARGILVLDAPTGTVLGSAPAASLRVAAASAGSVAVVCSDGLGSQRTRVDVR, translated from the coding sequence ATGCTGCTGTTGCTCGCACTCGCTGCCAGTGTATCCTGCACCGGAGGCGGCAAGGACGGCACCGTCACAGCGCCCACGGCAGTGCTCACGACACTCTCCGTTGCGTTGGGCTCCGCAACGCTGCAGGTGAACCAGTCCACCCAGGCCACGGCGTCGGGGCTCGACCAGAACAACCGCGCAATCAGTGTTGGAGCGGTGACCTGGTCGTCCTCGTCACCGTCGGTCGCTACCATTTCGCCGAGCGGCGCCATCAGCGCGCTCGCGCCCGGGCAGACGACGATCACTGGCGCGACGCAGGGGAAGCAAGGCACGGCCGCGCTGACCGTGCAGCTCGCGCCCGCGATCGCCGACTTCGCGATCGTTGATGCGCAGTTCACCCAAGGCGTGCAGGTCGCCGACGGAAGCCTGCCGATGGTGCTCGCCGGGAACGCGGCCGTCGTGAACGTGCTGGTGCGCGCGTCGACCTCGGTGACGAAGCCGATGCAAATCGTGCTTCGGCTGCTCGATGCGAGCGGCGCGCTCGTACGCAGCGATACCGCGCTCACCGTCGGGGCACTCGGCACCGCGCCCTCGTTCGAGGCCCCGAGCGTACAGTTTCTCGTGCCAGCCGCTGTGCTGCGGAGCGGACTCAGATGGCAGGTGCTCCGTGATCCCAAGCGAGAGTCGCCCGACGATTCGGTGGCGAACGACGCCTTTCCGCGCGCCGGAGTCGCGACGCTGGCGACGGTCACCGTACCGCCGCTCAACATCCGCTTTGTGCCCATTGTACTCTCGGCTCATGGCAACGCCACCGGCGCCGTCAACACGGCCGTGCTGCCGCAGTACCTGCGTTCGCTGTTGAGCATCCATCCGCTGGGCGTGGTGAATGCACGCGTGGGCACGCCGCTGACCACGGCCGCGAGTTTCGGGACCGCACCATCAGGCGGCGCAGCGCCGTTCTGGCAGCAGGTGCTCGCCGAACTTGATCTGGCGCGAGTCGTCGATCCGGTCGAGCCCACGGTCAACTGGTACGGCGTGGTCGTGCCACCGGCGGGATTCAACAACACATCGTTCGGTGGGTTCTCGTACGTCCCGACGAACGCCGCGAACACCGGCCCGGGCACACGCACGTCGGTGGGTGTCCAGATCAACTGGTTCAATCGCCCCACGCAGGCGCGCGACCTCGTCGCCCACGAGATCGGGCACACCTTTGGCAGGGCACACGCACCGTGCGGCGGTGCGGGCTCGCCGCTCGATCTGACGTATCCGTTGGCGACGGGTACGCTCGAGCAATCGGGGCATGACGTGTACGCCTGGGCGAATGGGCTGGCAACGAGTGCGCCAACGGTCGACAAGAGCTCGGGCGACGCCATGGGATACTGCTTTCCGGCGTGGTCGAGCGCGTACACCTATCGCGCCATCCTCGCGTTTCGTGGCCTGATCGCGGCGTCCGCACTCGCCGTGGACCTGCCGCGCGTGCGCGCAGCGCCCAGCGCCGCGAGACGACGTGCACTCGTGGTTCGGGGCAGCATCACCAATGGCCACCAACTCCGAATCGAACCGGCGTTCACACTCGACGCGAGGCCGTCGCTGCCCGATCGCGCGGGCTCGTACCGGGTCGAAGGACTCGATGCCGATGGCGGTGTGCTCTTCGCGCACGCCTTCGAGCCGTTTGTGCTCGCCCACATGCCTGATGTACGCCCCTTCACCGTCGTACTGCCCAGCGATGCCGCGCTCGAAGCGCAGCTCGTGTCCATCGTCGTACGCGGTCCTGCCGGGACACAGCGCATGAACCGATCGCCGGTAACGGGCATGGCACCGCTGGCGCGTGCCACCCAGGCCGTGCGCGAAGGGAACGGCATGGTGAACGTGGCGTGCGCCGATGCATCCGCGCGCGGTATTCTCGTGCTCGATGCACCAACGGGTACGGTGCTTGGATCAGCGCCGGCGGCCTCGCTGCGCGTCGCGGCCGCATCGGCCGGGTCCGTGGCGGTAGTGTGCAGCGACGGATTGGGTTCGCAGCGGACGCGGGTGGATGTGCGATAG
- a CDS encoding Uma2 family endonuclease, with protein sequence MLMGDPGVWLARDPDTVRAPDLAFVSRDRLVDGAVPDGFLTVIPDLAVEIRSPTDRTGALLQKVGQWLDAGVAMVWVIDPVRRHAQCYAADGTIALVGEHDAIDGGAVLPGLRIPLASLWSDALG encoded by the coding sequence GTGCTCATGGGCGACCCCGGCGTGTGGCTCGCGCGCGACCCTGACACGGTGCGCGCGCCCGATCTCGCGTTTGTCTCTCGCGACCGACTCGTGGATGGAGCAGTCCCCGACGGATTCCTCACCGTCATTCCCGATCTCGCGGTGGAGATCCGGTCACCCACTGACCGCACGGGCGCGCTGCTGCAAAAAGTCGGGCAGTGGCTGGACGCCGGCGTTGCGATGGTGTGGGTCATCGACCCGGTGCGCCGCCACGCGCAGTGCTATGCGGCCGACGGCACGATCGCGCTGGTCGGCGAACACGACGCGATCGACGGCGGCGCGGTGCTACCGGGGCTGCGCATTCCGCTTGCCAGCTTGTGGAGCGACGCGCTGGGGTAA
- a CDS encoding sugar transferase — MSRIRKTWFDQDVAAREVGVNPALLRAVNVVAAGGLMVLSLPVLVIAMLAVRLTSQGPVIYRQVRVGLDRRSCGDHPECRRSDDIGGRPFTIYKLRSMVANAEQGTGAVWATANDPRITPVGKVLRASRIDELPQLWNVLRGDMNLVGPRPERPSIVRLLKDEVHGYTLRHRVRPGITGLAQVSQAYDSNMDDVRRKLSYDLTYLQQRRLRTDMHILARTVPVILRRFGAN; from the coding sequence ATGTCGCGCATCAGGAAGACATGGTTCGATCAGGACGTGGCCGCTCGCGAGGTCGGGGTCAACCCGGCGCTTTTGCGAGCGGTGAACGTGGTGGCGGCGGGGGGGCTGATGGTGCTCTCGCTACCGGTGCTGGTTATCGCCATGCTGGCCGTGCGCCTCACGTCGCAGGGGCCGGTGATCTATCGGCAGGTACGCGTGGGGCTGGATCGGCGCAGCTGTGGTGACCACCCGGAGTGCCGCCGCAGCGACGACATCGGCGGCCGTCCGTTCACGATCTACAAGCTGCGTTCCATGGTGGCGAACGCGGAGCAGGGCACCGGTGCGGTGTGGGCGACCGCGAACGATCCGCGCATCACACCGGTGGGGAAAGTCCTGCGCGCATCGCGCATCGACGAGCTGCCTCAGCTGTGGAACGTGCTCCGCGGGGACATGAACCTCGTCGGTCCACGTCCCGAGCGCCCGAGCATCGTGCGACTGCTCAAGGATGAAGTGCACGGCTACACGTTGCGTCATCGCGTACGTCCCGGCATCACCGGCTTGGCGCAGGTGTCGCAAGCCTACGACAGCAACATGGACGATGTGCGTCGCAAGCTGAGCTACGACCTGACCTATCTGCAGCAGCGCCGGCTGCGCACCGACATGCACATTCTCGCGCGAACCGTACCGGTCATCCTCAGGCGGTTCGGGGCGAACTGA
- a CDS encoding TolC family protein encodes MAVCARPLRRTPWCRDVVPLCSVRAGALAPVSAAVLIALLTVAATSASAQSLSYTEALQRVQDANERIRSAGAGVDRARADRDAARGRRLPEVSVAGRSTRIDDDIVIDLDPIRQVILGLHPTVPSAAIPSFTQVVQRERFNNLTLNASVPLFSGGRISAGIRAANAGIDVAREQERGTRHEVATELAQRYFGLQLANENRLTREVTRDNMAQHVERARSLERNGQIARAERLRAEVALADTERDLQQAVREQRMASLALASTISSDTAIVPTTPLFRVGDIAPVDSFQAIAEKTSPILARLAAEQARAREATRAARGELLPTVGAFLQRELYTKDLTLLQPTWATGVALSVPVFQGGQRLNRIEAAHAVVRQVDFMRTRARRDIALLTASRYELVQQARDQLVSLEATQALAEESLRAQRVAFAAGLATSLDVVDAEQALARVRLGMLKARYDADIALAGLLEAAGISERFPEYITKEAGR; translated from the coding sequence ATGGCCGTCTGCGCTCGTCCTCTGCGAAGAACGCCGTGGTGTCGCGACGTCGTGCCGTTGTGCTCGGTTCGTGCAGGTGCGCTCGCGCCGGTGAGCGCAGCGGTGCTCATTGCCTTGCTCACTGTTGCCGCCACATCGGCGTCGGCGCAATCGCTCTCGTACACCGAGGCCTTGCAGCGGGTGCAGGACGCCAACGAACGCATACGCAGCGCCGGTGCCGGTGTGGATCGGGCTCGCGCGGATCGCGACGCGGCGCGCGGCCGCCGGCTGCCAGAGGTGAGTGTAGCCGGGCGCAGCACGCGCATCGACGACGACATCGTCATCGATCTCGATCCCATCCGTCAGGTGATCCTCGGGTTGCACCCCACCGTTCCGTCGGCGGCCATTCCATCCTTCACCCAAGTCGTTCAGCGGGAACGGTTCAACAATCTCACGCTCAACGCGTCCGTGCCGCTGTTCTCCGGCGGTCGTATCAGCGCTGGCATTCGCGCGGCCAATGCCGGCATCGATGTCGCCCGCGAACAGGAGCGCGGGACTCGCCACGAAGTGGCCACCGAGCTTGCCCAGCGCTATTTCGGCTTGCAGTTGGCCAACGAGAATCGTCTCACGCGCGAGGTCACGCGCGACAACATGGCGCAGCATGTCGAGCGCGCTCGCAGCCTCGAGCGCAATGGACAGATCGCCCGCGCCGAGCGCTTGCGTGCCGAGGTGGCGCTGGCCGACACGGAACGTGATCTACAGCAGGCGGTGCGGGAGCAGCGCATGGCCTCGCTCGCCTTGGCGAGCACAATCTCCAGTGACACCGCGATCGTCCCGACAACGCCGCTCTTCCGCGTCGGCGACATTGCGCCGGTCGATTCATTCCAGGCGATCGCGGAGAAGACGAGTCCGATTCTCGCGCGTCTTGCCGCCGAGCAGGCGCGGGCGCGTGAAGCCACCCGGGCGGCCCGCGGTGAGTTGCTGCCGACCGTCGGCGCCTTTCTGCAGCGCGAGCTGTACACCAAGGATCTGACGCTCTTACAACCGACGTGGGCGACTGGTGTGGCGCTCAGCGTTCCTGTCTTTCAGGGCGGACAGCGGCTGAATCGGATCGAAGCGGCGCACGCCGTAGTGCGACAGGTGGACTTCATGCGCACCCGCGCGCGGCGCGATATCGCGTTGCTCACGGCATCGCGCTATGAGTTGGTGCAGCAGGCGCGCGATCAGCTGGTCTCGCTGGAAGCCACGCAGGCGTTGGCGGAGGAAAGCCTGCGCGCGCAGCGGGTGGCGTTTGCCGCCGGGCTTGCCACGTCACTCGACGTGGTCGACGCCGAGCAAGCGCTTGCACGGGTCCGGCTGGGGATGCTCAAGGCTCGCTATGATGCCGACATCGCACTTGCCGGCTTGCTCGAGGCGGCCGGCATCAGCGAGCGCTTTCCCGAATACATCACCAAAGAGGCAGGACGATGA
- a CDS encoding efflux RND transporter periplasmic adaptor subunit, with amino-acid sequence MTQRMAQRMAQLRSGARYSFVLHSFALLACAGSGDGDVLQGQVEVRKVNVSSKIAGRLDSILVREGDTVGVGQLVAVLRSPELAAKAEQASGSVDAALAQQAKAQQGARAQEISAARANWQRAAEAEKLAAITFERVQNLFKDGVVAAQRHDEAETQLKAARLTTEAAKAAYDLAVAGARTEDRSAATALVRQARGGRAEVESYLSETRIMAPIAGEISQRTVEPGEIVSAGLAIVTVADLTDAWVTFNVREDRLSRIGMDSILHVTVPALGDKDVALKVSYIAPVGDFATWRSTGETGGFDLRTFEVRARPTARVNGLRPGMTVVLQASALGPPSPRVRN; translated from the coding sequence ATGACGCAGCGCATGGCGCAGCGCATGGCGCAGCTCCGGAGTGGTGCGCGATACTCGTTTGTCCTCCATTCGTTCGCGCTGCTGGCATGCGCCGGAAGCGGCGACGGGGACGTGCTGCAAGGACAGGTCGAAGTCCGGAAGGTCAACGTGTCGTCGAAAATTGCGGGACGTCTCGACTCGATCCTGGTACGCGAAGGTGACACGGTGGGCGTCGGGCAACTCGTCGCAGTGTTGCGGAGTCCGGAGCTGGCGGCCAAGGCCGAGCAGGCGTCGGGCTCGGTGGATGCCGCGCTCGCCCAGCAGGCGAAAGCGCAGCAGGGTGCCCGCGCGCAGGAAATCAGTGCAGCCCGCGCCAACTGGCAGCGCGCCGCGGAGGCGGAGAAGCTGGCCGCCATCACGTTCGAACGCGTGCAGAATCTGTTCAAGGACGGCGTCGTCGCCGCGCAGCGCCACGATGAGGCTGAGACGCAATTGAAAGCCGCCCGCCTCACGACCGAGGCGGCAAAGGCCGCGTATGATCTCGCGGTGGCAGGCGCTCGCACCGAAGATCGGAGCGCGGCAACCGCACTCGTTCGCCAGGCCCGCGGCGGAAGGGCAGAGGTGGAATCCTACTTGAGCGAAACGCGCATCATGGCGCCGATCGCCGGTGAGATCTCACAACGCACCGTTGAACCGGGAGAGATCGTCTCGGCGGGACTCGCGATCGTCACGGTGGCGGATCTGACCGACGCCTGGGTCACGTTCAACGTACGCGAAGATCGGCTCTCGAGAATCGGCATGGACAGCATCCTGCATGTCACCGTTCCCGCACTTGGCGACAAGGACGTTGCACTGAAGGTCAGCTACATCGCGCCGGTGGGTGACTTTGCGACGTGGCGATCCACCGGGGAAACGGGCGGTTTCGACCTGCGTACCTTTGAGGTTCGCGCACGTCCGACGGCCAGAGTGAACGGTCTGCGCCCTGGTATGACCGTGGTGCTTCAGGCGTCGGCCCTCGGCCCGCCCAGTCCGCGCGTTCGCAACTGA
- a CDS encoding ABC transporter permease: protein MDAQPPTPAIAPARINREHTLGLRAVVGREVRRIAARRTNAMLVLVLPLLGWVLLRSVFGAHVVRDLPVVVIDGDHSELSRRVARAIEATPVVRVVDKRADVSDAEGILLRGDAYAVVVMTAGMQRAVARNERAPVQLFTNGQWMLPASLITRDVRAAVGTISAELDVRNRVARGATLAGAQVSAEPIRSELHPLYNPALDYAAFLFLALVPTLLHVFVLALSVQALGSELKDGSAGEWIACSNDNVFIATVGKLLPYTLWFTALGIAMVEGALRSLNLPMAGSRLLLYAGLLLLVLAYQAIALLLVAFTANFRLSTSVAAFIAGPAFAVAGVSFPRAAMPPAGQAWSAALPISHFLQLQIEQVIADASIRVSLPLLGVLALFAVVLPTISLRRMGFVTRTPSFWGRI from the coding sequence ATGGACGCGCAGCCGCCCACGCCCGCCATCGCGCCCGCGCGCATCAACCGCGAGCACACGCTCGGATTGCGCGCCGTCGTTGGGCGCGAAGTGCGTCGGATCGCTGCACGGCGAACGAATGCGATGCTGGTGCTGGTGCTGCCACTCCTGGGTTGGGTGCTGCTGAGGAGTGTCTTCGGTGCGCACGTCGTGCGCGACCTGCCGGTGGTGGTCATCGACGGTGACCACAGCGAGCTTTCTCGGCGCGTGGCCCGCGCGATCGAAGCCACACCCGTGGTGCGAGTCGTCGATAAACGCGCCGATGTCTCCGATGCCGAGGGGATTCTGCTGCGCGGCGACGCGTATGCCGTGGTGGTGATGACCGCTGGAATGCAGCGCGCCGTCGCCCGTAACGAGCGCGCGCCGGTGCAGCTGTTCACCAACGGGCAGTGGATGCTCCCGGCAAGTCTGATCACGCGCGATGTGCGTGCCGCCGTCGGCACGATCTCAGCCGAGCTCGATGTGCGCAACCGCGTGGCCCGTGGCGCGACGCTGGCGGGCGCCCAGGTCAGTGCGGAGCCGATTCGTAGCGAATTGCATCCGCTCTACAACCCGGCGCTTGACTATGCGGCGTTTCTCTTTCTTGCACTGGTGCCGACGCTATTGCACGTCTTTGTGCTCGCGCTCAGCGTGCAGGCGCTCGGCAGTGAACTGAAAGATGGCAGCGCGGGCGAGTGGATCGCGTGTAGTAATGACAACGTGTTCATTGCCACCGTCGGCAAGCTCCTGCCGTATACGCTCTGGTTCACGGCGCTTGGCATCGCGATGGTGGAAGGCGCCTTGCGTTCGCTCAACCTGCCCATGGCGGGCAGCCGACTGCTGCTGTATGCCGGGCTGCTGCTCCTTGTGCTCGCCTATCAAGCGATCGCGCTGCTGCTCGTCGCCTTCACGGCGAACTTTCGTCTGTCCACGAGCGTGGCCGCATTCATTGCCGGCCCCGCCTTCGCCGTTGCTGGTGTGTCATTTCCGCGCGCGGCGATGCCACCGGCTGGGCAGGCGTGGTCGGCCGCACTGCCGATCTCGCATTTCCTGCAATTGCAGATCGAACAAGTCATCGCCGACGCGTCGATTCGCGTGTCGCTGCCGTTGCTTGGCGTGCTCGCCCTGTTCGCCGTTGTGCTGCCGACCATCTCACTGCGTCGGATGGGATTCGTGACGCGAACGCCATCGTTCTGGGGACGCATTTGA
- a CDS encoding ABC transporter permease has protein sequence MTAVWEEWRAIVSDKGATTVIVAGALAYALLYPLPFVRQLARDIPIVVVDQDRTAMSRQLTRMVDATEQVNVATSVNSTMEGEASVRTQRTRGAMVIPVGFEQSVLRAERTIVGVYGDASYLMVYNQVATGIAQSVATMSAGVELRRLQASGFTPAAALVTRDPLPISVRALYNPSGGYGNTNVPAVLILILQQTLLIGIGSLAGVRRERGTAMHAEVVEGGLLHRAAGILGAGVAYVAIYFVHLMLFFGVVYRIYDLPQRGSMLAAALFLVPFLFAVAFLGLAISRLFRARESAMLVLLFSSLPAMFISGFSFPPEAMPAWTTALAQLLPSTHGIDGAVRVLQMGASLADVLPMSLALWGLAGAYFVLAIVTLRPEKKAHGANGPAHA, from the coding sequence GTGACAGCGGTATGGGAAGAGTGGCGCGCCATCGTCAGCGACAAGGGGGCGACGACGGTGATTGTTGCGGGCGCCTTGGCGTACGCGCTCCTCTACCCGTTGCCGTTCGTGCGGCAACTGGCACGAGACATTCCAATCGTCGTGGTGGATCAAGATCGGACGGCCATGAGTCGGCAACTCACGCGCATGGTCGATGCCACGGAGCAGGTCAATGTGGCCACGAGCGTGAACAGTACCATGGAGGGAGAGGCATCAGTTCGAACGCAGCGAACGCGCGGTGCGATGGTGATTCCCGTTGGCTTCGAGCAGAGCGTGCTGCGCGCGGAACGCACGATCGTCGGTGTCTACGGCGACGCCAGCTACCTGATGGTCTACAATCAGGTCGCCACCGGGATCGCGCAGAGTGTGGCGACGATGTCCGCCGGCGTCGAGCTGCGGCGGCTGCAGGCGTCGGGGTTTACGCCTGCCGCTGCGCTCGTGACGCGCGACCCGCTCCCCATCTCCGTGCGTGCGCTCTACAATCCGAGTGGCGGGTACGGCAACACCAACGTGCCGGCCGTGCTCATTCTGATCCTGCAGCAGACGCTGCTCATTGGTATCGGTTCGCTGGCGGGCGTACGCCGCGAACGGGGAACGGCGATGCATGCGGAGGTGGTTGAGGGCGGCCTGCTGCATCGCGCGGCCGGAATACTCGGGGCTGGAGTCGCATACGTCGCGATCTACTTCGTGCACCTGATGCTGTTCTTCGGTGTGGTGTATCGCATATACGACCTGCCGCAGCGAGGCTCGATGCTGGCCGCTGCGTTATTTTTGGTGCCCTTTCTCTTTGCGGTGGCTTTTCTCGGCCTTGCCATTTCGCGCCTGTTTCGCGCGCGCGAATCGGCCATGCTGGTGCTGCTCTTCTCGAGCCTGCCCGCGATGTTCATTTCGGGATTCTCCTTCCCTCCCGAGGCGATGCCGGCCTGGACGACCGCACTGGCGCAACTACTGCCGAGTACGCACGGCATTGATGGGGCGGTGCGCGTGCTACAGATGGGCGCGTCGCTGGCGGACGTGCTCCCGATGTCGTTGGCGCTGTGGGGACTCGCTGGCGCGTACTTCGTGCTGGCGATAGTGACGCTGCGTCCGGAGAAGAAGGCGCACGGTGCAAACGGTCCGGCACATGCTTGA